One part of the Luteolibacter flavescens genome encodes these proteins:
- a CDS encoding DUF58 domain-containing protein — translation MKYDFLDSGLLARLGSIPVETRVPMLGNVAGKHRSPHRGSSVEFAEYRKYVPGDDTRRLDWKAFARSDRFYIKEFEADTNLRAYFVVDASGSMKFHGEGESKIAYANRIASSLAYLLVNQGDAAGLSVCTDKLHLEVPPSRRPAHLQHIFETLGKLEPSGETGLVGALHTIAEKIGQRAFVVILSDLFTDSQAFSDALQHLRYRKHDICVFHLMDPQELGFEFDRPHRFVDIEDGTSLVVEPTLISDEYHRALREFLTTVKAKCHDAAADYQLVPTNTPLEPLLRDFLTNRLSKRGHA, via the coding sequence ATGAAATACGACTTCCTCGACAGCGGTCTGCTTGCACGGCTCGGCTCCATCCCGGTCGAGACGCGGGTGCCGATGCTCGGCAATGTGGCCGGCAAGCATCGCTCGCCGCACCGCGGGTCGTCGGTCGAGTTCGCCGAGTATCGCAAGTATGTCCCGGGAGACGACACACGGCGACTGGACTGGAAGGCATTCGCGCGCTCGGATCGCTTTTACATCAAGGAATTCGAGGCTGACACCAATCTCCGGGCCTACTTCGTGGTCGATGCGTCGGGCTCGATGAAATTCCACGGCGAGGGCGAATCGAAGATCGCCTACGCCAATCGCATCGCCTCCTCGCTGGCCTACCTGCTGGTGAACCAGGGCGATGCGGCGGGCCTGTCCGTTTGCACGGACAAGCTTCACCTCGAAGTCCCGCCCAGCCGTCGCCCCGCGCACCTGCAGCACATCTTCGAGACGCTGGGGAAGCTGGAGCCTTCCGGCGAGACCGGCCTGGTCGGCGCGCTGCATACCATCGCTGAAAAGATCGGCCAGCGGGCCTTCGTTGTTATCCTGTCGGATCTCTTCACCGATTCGCAGGCGTTTTCAGATGCCCTCCAGCACCTGCGCTACCGCAAGCACGACATCTGCGTCTTCCACCTGATGGATCCGCAAGAGCTGGGTTTCGAATTCGACCGCCCGCACCGCTTCGTGGACATCGAGGACGGTACCTCGCTGGTGGTGGAGCCAACCCTGATTTCCGACGAGTATCACCGGGCTCTACGCGAATTCCTCACCACGGTGAAGGCGAAGTGCCATGACGCCGCTGCCGACTACCAGCTCGTCCCGACCAATACGCCGCTGGAGCCGCTGCTGCGTGATTTCCTTACGAACCGCCTGTCGAAACGAGGTCACGCATGA